Proteins from a genomic interval of Diaphorobacter sp. HDW4A:
- a CDS encoding AzlD domain-containing protein, whose product MSTSGYVALLVSALVTLLLRVLPILLMSRIRLGITARNWLGFIPAAIMAAMVAAELILKPEWSSTTGLSISALAAAIATVCGLVSRSLFVTVLAGVAAFMGLQYWLG is encoded by the coding sequence ATGAGCACTTCCGGCTACGTCGCGCTGCTCGTCAGCGCCCTCGTCACGCTGCTCCTGCGCGTGCTGCCCATTCTGCTGATGTCGCGCATCCGTTTAGGCATCACCGCCCGCAACTGGCTGGGCTTCATCCCCGCCGCCATCATGGCCGCCATGGTCGCAGCCGAGTTGATCCTCAAACCCGAGTGGAGCAGCACGACCGGACTCAGCATTTCAGCCCTCGCAGCCGCCATCGCCACCGTTTGCGGACTGGTGTCGCGCAGCCTGTTCGTGACCGTGCTGGCCGGTGTGGCGGCCTTCATGGGTTTGCAGTACTGGCTGGGCTGA
- a CDS encoding TIGR03364 family FAD-dependent oxidoreductase, which yields MNMKQHYDVIVVGAGIVGLAHAYTAALRGLKTLVIERDAACLGASIRNFGFVTVTGQRAGAHWSRAMRSRDIWASIAPQAGIDVVQQGLWMTARRPAAHAVLQAFMETDMSAGCELLRPEIAAQRHGALNTVGLQSVLYSPHELRVESRTAIPRLAAWLHEAKGVDFRFGEAVVEIDTPRVRTTRGEYAAERVAVCTNAAPGGLFAPIWEEHGVRQCQLQMLRLRPQPGFQLQGSVMGDLSLIRYEGYAALSPATQLRTQLEEEESASLAHGIHLIVVQSADGTLVVGDSHHYGAAVQPFASEDVDAIILRHLRETLRLSEANVVERWVGTYPSSSAVPCIIHAPSDAVRAVTVTSGSGASTALGLAEEVFAAW from the coding sequence ATGAACATGAAGCAGCACTACGACGTGATCGTGGTCGGGGCGGGTATCGTCGGCCTGGCCCACGCATACACCGCAGCCCTGCGTGGACTGAAGACGCTGGTGATCGAGCGCGACGCGGCCTGCCTGGGTGCGTCGATTCGCAATTTCGGCTTCGTCACCGTCACAGGCCAGCGCGCTGGGGCCCACTGGTCACGAGCCATGCGCTCGCGCGACATTTGGGCCAGCATTGCGCCACAAGCCGGTATCGACGTAGTGCAGCAAGGCCTCTGGATGACGGCCCGCCGCCCGGCTGCGCACGCCGTGTTGCAGGCCTTCATGGAGACCGACATGAGCGCCGGTTGCGAGCTGCTCAGGCCCGAGATTGCCGCGCAACGGCATGGCGCGCTCAACACCGTCGGCCTGCAATCGGTGCTCTACAGCCCACACGAGTTGCGCGTCGAATCACGCACCGCCATTCCGCGCCTCGCGGCGTGGCTGCACGAGGCCAAGGGCGTGGACTTCCGCTTCGGCGAAGCGGTGGTCGAGATCGACACGCCGCGCGTTCGTACCACGCGCGGCGAATACGCCGCCGAACGCGTCGCCGTCTGCACCAACGCCGCGCCGGGTGGACTGTTTGCGCCCATATGGGAAGAGCATGGCGTGCGCCAATGCCAGCTGCAGATGCTGCGCCTGCGGCCGCAGCCGGGCTTTCAGCTGCAGGGCTCGGTGATGGGCGATCTGAGCCTGATTCGCTACGAGGGCTATGCGGCACTCTCGCCCGCCACGCAGCTGCGGACTCAGTTGGAAGAGGAAGAATCCGCATCGCTCGCCCACGGCATCCACCTGATCGTGGTGCAGAGTGCGGATGGCACGCTGGTGGTTGGTGACTCGCATCACTACGGTGCGGCCGTGCAGCCGTTCGCAAGCGAAGACGTCGATGCGATCATCCTGCGGCATCTGCGCGAAACGCTGCGCCTGAGCGAAGCCAATGTGGTCGAGCGCTGGGTGGGTACCTATCCATCATCCTCGGCCGTGCCGTGCATCATCCATGCGCCAAGCGACGCGGTGCGCGCGGTGACAGTGACCAGCGGCTCGGGAGCGAGCACTGCGCTGGGTCTGGCGGAAGAAGTCTTCGCCGCCTGGTGA
- a CDS encoding LysR substrate-binding domain-containing protein, protein MFVMQLKSFFMVARLGSITLAAKQLGLSQPTVTTQIRALEEHYGVELFRRQGGRLAVSDDGVRLLPMVEALLQQESNVEFALRNAGDMNHGQLRLGATAPYYILGIVKRFQDLYPRVDVVIGTGNSRQTSEALREFRVDLATSSHKETDARLLRLHLGSDPLALVVHRTHPLAVQRAVRVAQLASCQLIMRELGSMTREKTETMLADAGVTPQRALEITSREAIREAVIRNMGVSVFARHEASAHPDLLVLPFEEEVPVIDEYLYCLQERRNARLIAAFLLECRALD, encoded by the coding sequence ATGTTTGTCATGCAACTGAAATCTTTCTTCATGGTCGCGAGGCTCGGCAGCATCACGCTCGCGGCCAAGCAGCTGGGGCTGAGCCAGCCCACGGTGACCACGCAGATCCGTGCGCTCGAAGAACACTACGGTGTGGAGCTGTTCCGCAGGCAGGGTGGTCGCCTGGCGGTGAGCGACGACGGCGTGCGCCTGTTGCCGATGGTGGAGGCGCTGCTGCAGCAGGAGAGCAATGTCGAGTTCGCGCTGCGCAATGCGGGCGATATGAATCACGGGCAGTTGCGCCTCGGTGCCACCGCGCCGTACTACATTCTGGGCATTGTCAAGCGCTTTCAGGATCTCTATCCGCGCGTCGATGTGGTGATCGGCACCGGCAACTCGCGCCAGACCAGCGAGGCGCTGCGCGAATTCCGCGTCGATCTGGCGACCTCATCGCACAAGGAGACTGACGCACGCCTGCTGCGCCTGCATCTGGGCTCCGATCCGTTAGCGCTGGTCGTGCACCGCACGCATCCCCTGGCGGTGCAGCGTGCGGTGCGCGTGGCGCAGCTTGCGAGTTGCCAGCTCATCATGCGTGAGCTGGGCTCGATGACGCGCGAGAAGACCGAGACGATGTTGGCGGATGCGGGCGTCACGCCGCAGCGCGCGCTGGAGATCACCAGCCGCGAAGCCATTCGCGAGGCGGTGATCCGCAACATGGGCGTGAGCGTGTTCGCGCGGCACGAGGCATCGGCGCATCCGGATCTGCTCGTGCTGCCGTTCGAGGAAGAGGTGCCCGTCATCGACGAGTATCTGTACTGCTTGCAGGAGCGGCGCAATGCGCGGCTGATCGCGGCGTTTCTGCTCGAATGCAGGGCGCTGGATTGA
- a CDS encoding LysE/ArgO family amino acid transporter — MFFQTAATSSWLAGFTVCLSLIVSIGAQNLYVLRQAVQGEHVRACVAWCVVSDALLVAVGVAGMAQILGASPTLAHYLTLGGALFLLAYGLFAWHRAFFAADQKLDASGTKAERSLLTVLSALAVITLANPHVYLDTVVLIGSIGAQQDGWYKWYFVIGAACASLTWFVVLAFAGRKLQGVFANPKAWRVLDTLTGAMMFVLAWWVYQGLQAD; from the coding sequence ATGTTCTTCCAGACCGCAGCAACCTCTTCGTGGCTCGCAGGCTTTACCGTCTGCCTCTCGCTCATCGTCTCCATCGGTGCGCAGAATCTCTATGTTCTGCGCCAGGCGGTGCAGGGCGAGCATGTGCGCGCTTGCGTGGCGTGGTGCGTGGTGAGCGATGCGCTGCTGGTGGCCGTGGGCGTGGCGGGCATGGCCCAGATTCTCGGCGCTTCACCGACGCTCGCGCACTACCTCACACTCGGTGGGGCGCTGTTTCTGCTGGCCTATGGCCTGTTCGCATGGCATCGCGCGTTCTTTGCGGCCGACCAGAAGCTTGACGCATCCGGCACCAAGGCCGAGCGCAGTCTGCTCACCGTGCTGAGCGCGCTGGCGGTGATCACGCTCGCCAACCCGCATGTGTATCTCGACACCGTCGTGCTGATCGGCTCCATCGGCGCGCAGCAGGACGGCTGGTACAAGTGGTACTTTGTGATCGGCGCAGCCTGCGCGAGCCTGACCTGGTTCGTGGTGCTGGCGTTTGCCGGCCGCAAGTTGCAGGGCGTGTTCGCCAATCCCAAGGCCTGGCGCGTGCTCGACACGCTCACCGGCGCGATGATGTTCGTGCTGGCATGGTGGGTCTATCAGGGGCTGCAGGCAGACTGA
- a CDS encoding HTH-type transcriptional regulator ArgP, producing MLDYAGLEALAAVVREGSFERAARKLHVTSSAVSQRVKLLEERVGQVLILRGSPCTGTEAGKRLCLHAEQVALLENELRRSNPDLLSDTRIPTLKLAVNADSLSTWFMDAMAEFTTGSNELLDLRIDDQDHTAQRLKEGEVIAAVTATGTTIAGCNTWPLGTMRYVAAASPSYVAQYFPDGVTPAALAHAPIMTYDRNDKLQDRWMHQYGLQAARSAPPRHFIPSNYGYVRACEVGMGWGMHPTVLIEQQLAQGTLAELVPRKPLDVPMYWAHPRSAQASLERLTGCVMKAAKLWLEGA from the coding sequence ATGCTCGATTACGCCGGACTGGAAGCCCTCGCAGCCGTGGTGCGTGAGGGCAGCTTCGAGCGCGCGGCGCGCAAGCTGCATGTCACGTCATCCGCCGTTTCACAGCGCGTGAAGCTGCTGGAGGAACGCGTCGGCCAGGTGCTGATCCTGCGCGGTTCGCCCTGCACCGGCACCGAGGCCGGCAAGCGCCTGTGCCTGCATGCCGAACAGGTCGCCCTGCTCGAAAACGAGCTGCGGCGCAGCAACCCCGACCTGCTGAGCGACACCCGCATTCCCACGCTCAAACTCGCGGTGAACGCCGATTCGCTCTCCACCTGGTTCATGGATGCGATGGCCGAATTCACCACCGGCAGCAACGAGCTGCTGGACCTGCGCATCGACGATCAGGACCACACCGCCCAGCGTTTGAAAGAAGGCGAAGTGATCGCCGCCGTCACCGCCACGGGCACCACGATTGCGGGCTGCAACACCTGGCCTCTGGGTACCATGCGCTACGTTGCCGCCGCCAGTCCCAGCTATGTGGCGCAGTACTTCCCCGATGGCGTGACGCCCGCCGCATTGGCCCATGCACCCATCATGACCTACGACCGCAACGACAAGCTGCAGGACCGCTGGATGCACCAGTACGGCCTGCAGGCGGCACGCTCCGCCCCGCCGCGCCACTTCATCCCGTCCAACTACGGCTACGTGCGTGCGTGCGAGGTCGGCATGGGCTGGGGCATGCATCCCACGGTGTTGATCGAGCAGCAGCTTGCGCAGGGCACACTGGCGGAACTCGTGCCGCGCAAGCCGCTCGACGTGCCGATGTACTGGGCCCATCCGCGCTCGGCACAGGCCTCGCTGGAGCGGTTGACAGGGTGTGTGATGAAGGCGGCGAAGTTGTGGCTGGAGGGAGCTTGA
- a CDS encoding putative 2-aminoethylphosphonate ABC transporter substrate-binding protein, whose translation MRTTLVSWSRRATLATAAAAVTLVGFTGIAHAAKTELLVYSALEADQIKAYKSGFESAHPEIELKFVRDSTGIITARLLAEKSNPQADVIWGVAATSLMLLDKQGMLQPYAPKNLAKVRSTMRDPNATPTWVGMDLWSSAVCFNTVEGQKRKVAAPTSWADLTKPEYKGMVSMPHPASSGTGYLMVAAWLQMMGEDKGWAYMDALHQNMGVYTHSGSKPCRQAGAAEFPIGLSFEYRANKTKKDGAPIDIVFPKEGLGWDVEATAIMKTSKKQEAAKALADWSATPEANKLYAANFAILALPEAQEKMEFVPANLESMLAKNDFNWSAANRDRILTEWTRRYEAKAEKK comes from the coding sequence ATGCGCACTACTCTTGTTTCCTGGTCCCGTCGCGCCACTCTGGCGACCGCCGCCGCTGCCGTCACGCTGGTCGGTTTCACCGGCATCGCGCACGCCGCCAAAACCGAACTTCTGGTGTACTCGGCGCTTGAAGCCGACCAGATCAAGGCATACAAGTCCGGTTTTGAAAGTGCCCATCCCGAGATCGAACTCAAGTTCGTGCGCGACAGCACGGGCATCATCACCGCCCGCCTGCTCGCGGAAAAATCCAACCCGCAGGCCGACGTGATCTGGGGTGTTGCCGCTACCTCGCTGATGCTGCTCGACAAGCAAGGCATGCTGCAACCGTATGCGCCCAAGAACCTCGCCAAGGTGCGCAGCACCATGCGCGATCCCAACGCCACGCCGACCTGGGTGGGGATGGACCTGTGGTCGTCCGCCGTGTGCTTCAACACCGTCGAAGGCCAGAAGCGCAAAGTGGCGGCGCCCACAAGCTGGGCCGATCTGACCAAGCCCGAATACAAGGGCATGGTCTCCATGCCGCATCCCGCATCGAGCGGCACCGGCTACCTGATGGTGGCCGCATGGCTGCAGATGATGGGCGAGGACAAGGGCTGGGCCTACATGGACGCGCTGCACCAGAACATGGGCGTGTACACCCACAGCGGCTCCAAGCCCTGCCGCCAGGCGGGTGCTGCCGAATTCCCGATCGGCCTGAGCTTTGAATACCGCGCGAACAAGACCAAGAAGGACGGCGCGCCCATCGACATCGTGTTCCCCAAGGAAGGCCTCGGCTGGGACGTGGAAGCCACGGCCATCATGAAGACCAGCAAGAAGCAGGAAGCCGCCAAGGCCCTGGCCGACTGGTCCGCAACCCCCGAAGCCAACAAGCTCTACGCCGCCAACTTCGCCATCCTCGCCCTGCCCGAAGCACAGGAAAAGATGGAGTTCGTTCCAGCCAACCTCGAATCCATGCTGGCCAAGAACGACTTCAACTGGTCAGCCGCCAACCGCGACCGCATCCTCACCGAGTGGACCCGCCGCTACGAAGCCAAAGCTGAAAAGAAGTGA
- a CDS encoding ABC transporter ATP-binding protein: MLHIEHIVKSYNESTVLRGIDLDVEAGEFVSLLGPSGCGKTTLLRILCGIERADQGRIHFNGDDITGWPAARRGFGVVFQSYALFPNLTAAQNIAFGLKGQSASAVRERVAEMLALVGLSNQAQRYPAQLSGGQQQRIALARALAPKPRLLLLDEPLSALDAQVRTELRSEIRELQRKLGITCIMVTHDQEEALTMADRIVLMHHGRIEQQGSPEQLYAQPISHFAAGFVGRMNLLPGVALDERHVQIGNTRVVCVNPMFGAGENILVGVRPESVVLHPAHPTALTNLFRARVMETSFLGPMVLVRLYSPSLDCQIEAQWPLRHDSRLPDWLQGEVLVELPMPALQPLAAPEALQRKAA, encoded by the coding sequence ATGCTCCACATCGAACACATCGTCAAAAGCTACAACGAAAGCACTGTGCTGCGCGGCATCGATCTGGACGTGGAGGCAGGTGAGTTCGTCAGTCTGCTCGGCCCCTCGGGCTGCGGAAAGACCACGCTGCTGCGCATCCTCTGCGGCATCGAACGTGCCGATCAAGGGCGCATCCACTTCAACGGCGACGACATCACTGGCTGGCCCGCAGCGCGTCGCGGCTTCGGCGTGGTGTTCCAAAGCTATGCGCTGTTCCCCAATCTGACGGCTGCGCAGAACATCGCGTTCGGCCTCAAAGGCCAGTCCGCTTCCGCCGTGCGCGAGCGGGTTGCGGAGATGCTTGCGCTCGTCGGTCTTTCCAACCAAGCGCAGCGCTACCCGGCGCAGCTCTCCGGCGGGCAGCAGCAGCGCATCGCTCTGGCCCGCGCGCTCGCGCCCAAGCCGCGCCTCTTGCTGCTCGACGAACCGCTTTCTGCGCTCGACGCCCAGGTGCGCACCGAGCTGCGCAGCGAGATCCGTGAGCTGCAACGCAAGCTCGGCATCACCTGCATCATGGTCACGCATGATCAGGAAGAGGCGCTGACCATGGCCGACCGCATCGTGCTCATGCACCACGGCCGCATCGAACAGCAGGGCTCGCCCGAGCAGCTTTATGCTCAGCCGATCAGCCACTTCGCCGCCGGTTTCGTGGGCCGCATGAACCTGCTGCCCGGCGTAGCGCTCGACGAGCGCCATGTGCAGATCGGCAATACGCGCGTGGTCTGCGTCAACCCGATGTTCGGCGCAGGCGAGAACATCCTCGTCGGCGTGCGCCCGGAGAGCGTGGTGCTGCATCCCGCGCATCCCACCGCACTGACCAATCTGTTCCGCGCCCGCGTGATGGAAACATCCTTCCTCGGCCCGATGGTGCTGGTACGGCTCTACAGCCCGTCGCTGGATTGCCAGATCGAAGCCCAGTGGCCACTGCGCCACGACAGCCGCCTGCCCGACTGGCTGCAGGGCGAGGTACTCGTCGAGTTGCCCATGCCCGCGCTGCAACCACTGGCCGCACCAGAAGCCCTGCAGCGCAAGGCCGCATGA
- a CDS encoding DUF3732 domain-containing protein — MIDQENEAHSVKFKQGLNIITGKSSKGKSAILDIFDYCMGSSEDTIPQGIITQRAKIFFTVWRFSGMAVVAGRRADNANQCFLREVSGEQAKHVLAYVKDVDSFFTAQYQLARIEFSKSLGRYFGVTMDDIDTDPLQKQLMRQKSPTPSIRSFASFMLQHQNLVANRHAIFYRFDEKRKREQAIDHFKIFMGIVGEDYFDLAKELAEAETELKRALAVIPKQEQIKSAGIGEMAGYLREFHALAGTPLTELTAEEIWMRPAQALERLTGIAVTVDGQSDTFDATRKELRTRKAELMADIQKALNTRYLLDVSTQQVEGFTGAMTDLPIPKATHLDHAVCPVCASPSEAAEDEANRLSAAIHWLNGELKVSAYAREGFGQERRDIDEQLKKARQALRQVESTLRPLDQEADRLQRSKSVDAAAQKAKIKLEIAIERRIESPPTETTELVKLLQDRVADLKSKKALLDVAPRLLALQRDINRRLEIVGTHFDFEDSYKNGSLKFDIDSFDLWHETPGVNGAPEKKVFLRSMGSGANWLYSHLTLFLSLHYQFAAYADCKLPPVLFLDQPTQVYFPSADYGKEFNAAQLRANQDDTSASAPGSPQPEENTDEPATRTANSPVDTHTRISTADDDLNTVAKMFTVLAKFCNDTAQEVGNKPQIIVCDHADRLELGEGYDFEDFVADRWRDRGFIAT; from the coding sequence GTGATCGACCAGGAAAATGAGGCGCACAGCGTGAAGTTCAAGCAAGGCTTGAATATCATTACCGGAAAATCTTCGAAGGGCAAAAGTGCCATTCTCGACATCTTCGATTACTGCATGGGCAGCTCAGAAGACACGATTCCGCAAGGCATCATCACCCAGCGGGCGAAGATATTTTTCACCGTATGGCGCTTTTCCGGGATGGCGGTTGTCGCCGGCCGCAGAGCAGACAACGCCAACCAATGTTTCCTGCGAGAAGTCAGTGGCGAGCAGGCCAAGCATGTGCTGGCCTACGTCAAGGACGTGGACAGCTTCTTTACCGCGCAATACCAGCTTGCCCGGATCGAATTCTCCAAGAGCCTGGGACGCTACTTCGGCGTCACCATGGACGACATCGACACGGACCCGCTGCAGAAGCAGCTCATGCGTCAGAAAAGCCCGACGCCTTCCATCCGAAGTTTTGCCTCGTTCATGCTCCAGCATCAAAACCTGGTAGCCAACCGGCATGCGATCTTTTACCGCTTCGACGAAAAGCGAAAACGCGAACAGGCCATCGATCACTTCAAGATCTTCATGGGGATCGTGGGAGAGGACTATTTCGATCTGGCCAAGGAACTCGCCGAAGCAGAAACTGAGCTCAAGCGTGCCCTGGCCGTCATCCCCAAGCAGGAGCAGATCAAATCGGCCGGCATTGGAGAGATGGCGGGCTACCTGCGTGAGTTCCACGCCCTAGCGGGCACGCCGCTGACAGAGTTGACCGCCGAAGAAATCTGGATGCGGCCGGCGCAGGCCCTGGAACGCTTGACTGGTATCGCCGTCACGGTCGATGGGCAGTCCGATACCTTCGACGCGACCCGCAAGGAACTGCGCACACGCAAAGCCGAGCTCATGGCCGATATCCAGAAGGCCCTGAACACGCGCTACCTGCTCGACGTCTCGACACAGCAAGTCGAGGGATTCACCGGTGCCATGACGGATCTGCCCATCCCGAAGGCGACCCATCTGGACCATGCCGTGTGCCCGGTCTGTGCGTCACCCTCGGAAGCCGCCGAAGATGAGGCCAACAGACTCTCGGCGGCCATCCACTGGCTCAACGGTGAGCTGAAGGTCTCGGCCTATGCCCGCGAGGGCTTTGGCCAAGAGCGTCGGGACATCGACGAGCAACTCAAGAAGGCGCGCCAGGCCTTGCGGCAGGTCGAAAGCACACTGCGTCCACTGGACCAGGAGGCCGACCGACTGCAGCGCTCGAAGTCTGTCGATGCAGCAGCGCAGAAAGCCAAGATCAAGCTAGAAATCGCCATTGAGCGCCGCATCGAGAGTCCGCCCACGGAAACCACGGAGTTGGTGAAGTTGCTCCAGGACCGGGTGGCGGACCTGAAATCGAAAAAGGCTTTGCTCGATGTCGCGCCCCGGCTGCTGGCCTTGCAACGCGACATCAACCGGCGCCTGGAGATCGTCGGCACACATTTCGACTTCGAGGACTCCTACAAGAATGGATCCCTGAAGTTCGACATCGATTCCTTCGACCTATGGCATGAGACACCGGGGGTAAACGGCGCGCCGGAGAAGAAAGTCTTCCTGCGGTCGATGGGCAGTGGCGCGAACTGGCTGTATTCGCACCTGACGCTGTTCCTGTCCCTGCACTACCAGTTTGCGGCCTACGCCGACTGCAAGCTGCCGCCCGTGCTGTTCCTCGACCAACCGACGCAGGTCTACTTCCCCTCCGCCGATTACGGTAAGGAATTCAATGCAGCCCAATTGCGCGCGAACCAGGACGACACATCCGCCAGCGCGCCCGGCAGCCCGCAGCCCGAAGAGAATACGGACGAGCCCGCGACACGCACCGCGAACTCGCCTGTGGACACGCACACACGCATCTCGACGGCCGATGACGACTTGAATACCGTCGCCAAGATGTTCACCGTCCTGGCCAAGTTCTGTAACGACACGGCACAGGAGGTCGGCAACAAGCCGCAAATCATCGTCTGCGACCATGCCGACAGACTGGAGCTTGGCGAGGGCTACGACTTCGAGGACTTCGTCGCCGACCGCTGGCGTGACCGTGGCTTCATCGCGACGTGA
- a CDS encoding three component ABC system middle component, translated as MMDTAADHLYILHRNAFALAPVIQSFYLNWEPMEKDILLSYLVLPLVSFPAMQEYLHTANRTSSIRTMTSDSSRLVGLALRISEYAPITNKALLILRADASLQLNDDLSVLASENRQSENADPKMLRYARQLAMVFRNESVVTIYRMLGLKSL; from the coding sequence ATGATGGATACCGCCGCCGATCATCTCTATATCCTGCATCGCAACGCCTTTGCGCTGGCGCCGGTAATCCAGAGCTTCTACCTGAACTGGGAGCCGATGGAGAAAGACATCCTGCTGAGCTATCTGGTTCTTCCCCTGGTGTCGTTTCCCGCGATGCAGGAGTATTTGCATACCGCCAATCGAACCAGTTCGATCCGGACCATGACATCCGACTCTTCGCGGTTGGTCGGTCTGGCGCTTCGCATCTCGGAATATGCGCCCATTACCAACAAGGCTCTTTTGATACTGCGCGCGGATGCAAGCCTTCAACTCAATGACGACCTGTCAGTTCTCGCCAGCGAAAACCGGCAGTCGGAGAATGCAGACCCCAAGATGCTGCGTTATGCGCGTCAGCTCGCCATGGTATTCAGGAATGAAAGCGTCGTGACCATTTATAGAATGCTGGGATTGAAGTCGCTATGA
- a CDS encoding putative 2-aminoethylphosphonate ABC transporter permease subunit: MNTRMNVHISSATLPLPIHGTAAAPTRNPASAQRRSQPAGPAQTPQTSPVNWERIWLGVLVFAMLAVLLLTVALPVGALLGHSFWTNDRTFSGLSQYIAYAQTPGVARSLFNSLWLSAASASICVALAYVYAYGVMRTCMPLARFFRAIALVPLLAPSLLMAISLIYLFGTQGILKSLLMGSTAYGPFGIILGAVLWTFPHALMILCTTLASGDARLYEAAATLGASRWRSFCQVTLPSSRYGLMISWIVVFVLVVTDFGVPKVIGGNTQMLATDIYKQVIGQQNLSMGAVVAMLLLVPAGIAFAAERHLRSRQSATMAVRAVPLKPQPHAPLDRALLVYCIVIAGALLAVLGTAIFASFVTYWPYNLKLSLKNYQFDMMDGGGWASYANSLSMAAATAVVGSLLSFLTAYLVAKPTGFVRARQWLQAIATIPMAVPGLALGLGYILFFNSNSNPLHFLYGSLGILVLCSVAHFFSVAHITQLAALQQLDREYELVADSMGVPFWTVLWRVHLPVCLPAIMQVAGYFFVNAMTTVSAVVFLYSPETTLASVAVLAMDDAGDVAPAAAMATMIFVTAAAGRMLIGAADAWLQRRTQHWRHR, from the coding sequence ATGAACACGCGCATGAACGTCCACATATCTTCAGCCACCCTGCCTTTGCCCATCCACGGAACGGCCGCCGCGCCAACTAGAAATCCCGCAAGTGCGCAGCGCCGCAGCCAGCCCGCAGGCCCCGCCCAAACGCCGCAGACATCGCCCGTCAACTGGGAGCGCATCTGGCTCGGCGTGCTGGTGTTCGCGATGCTTGCCGTACTGCTGCTCACCGTCGCGTTGCCGGTCGGTGCGCTACTCGGCCACAGCTTCTGGACCAACGACAGAACATTCAGCGGCCTGTCGCAATACATCGCCTACGCGCAGACGCCCGGCGTCGCGCGCTCGCTGTTCAACAGCCTCTGGCTCTCGGCCGCTAGCGCCAGCATCTGCGTGGCGCTAGCCTATGTCTATGCCTACGGCGTCATGCGCACCTGCATGCCGCTGGCGCGCTTTTTCCGCGCGATTGCGCTGGTGCCGCTGCTCGCGCCGTCGCTGCTCATGGCCATCAGCCTGATCTATCTGTTCGGCACGCAGGGCATTCTCAAGAGCCTGCTGATGGGATCGACCGCCTATGGCCCATTCGGCATCATCCTCGGAGCTGTGCTCTGGACCTTTCCGCATGCGCTGATGATTCTGTGCACCACGCTGGCCTCGGGCGACGCGCGTTTGTACGAGGCCGCGGCCACGCTCGGTGCCAGTCGCTGGCGCAGCTTCTGCCAGGTGACCCTGCCCAGCAGCCGCTACGGACTGATGATTTCGTGGATCGTGGTCTTCGTGCTTGTCGTCACCGACTTCGGCGTACCCAAGGTCATCGGGGGCAACACGCAGATGCTGGCGACCGATATCTACAAGCAGGTCATCGGGCAGCAGAACCTGTCAATGGGCGCGGTGGTGGCGATGCTGCTGCTCGTGCCCGCAGGCATCGCATTTGCGGCGGAGCGCCATCTGCGCTCGCGCCAGTCGGCCACCATGGCCGTGCGCGCCGTTCCGCTGAAACCTCAGCCACATGCCCCGCTGGATCGCGCGCTGCTCGTCTATTGCATCGTCATCGCGGGCGCGCTGCTCGCTGTGCTGGGCACGGCCATCTTCGCGTCGTTCGTGACCTACTGGCCCTACAACCTCAAACTGAGCCTCAAGAACTACCAGTTCGACATGATGGACGGCGGTGGCTGGGCGAGCTATGCCAACTCGCTTTCGATGGCGGCGGCAACGGCGGTGGTGGGCTCACTGCTCAGCTTCCTCACCGCGTATCTCGTCGCCAAACCCACTGGCTTTGTCCGCGCACGCCAATGGCTGCAGGCCATCGCAACCATCCCCATGGCGGTGCCGGGTCTGGCGCTGGGACTGGGCTACATCCTGTTCTTCAACTCGAACAGCAATCCGCTGCATTTTCTCTACGGCTCGCTCGGCATTCTGGTGCTCTGCAGCGTGGCGCATTTCTTCTCGGTCGCGCACATCACCCAGCTCGCCGCGCTGCAGCAACTGGATCGCGAATACGAGCTCGTCGCCGATTCCATGGGCGTGCCGTTCTGGACGGTGCTCTGGCGCGTGCACCTGCCGGTGTGCCTTCCAGCCATCATGCAGGTGGCGGGCTACTTCTTCGTGAACGCGATGACCACGGTCTCGGCCGTCGTGTTTCTCTACTCGCCCGAGACCACGCTCGCCTCGGTCGCCGTGCTGGCGATGGACGACGCCGGCGACGTAGCCCCCGCCGCTGCCATGGCCACAATGATCTTCGTGACCGCCGCAGCGGGCCGCATGCTCATCGGTGCGGCCGATGCATGGCTGCAGCGGCGCACCCAGCATTGGCGCCATCGATGA